A genomic window from Prunus persica cultivar Lovell chromosome G2, Prunus_persica_NCBIv2, whole genome shotgun sequence includes:
- the LOC18785697 gene encoding protein TSS, with protein sequence MAPRNSRGKGKGEKKKKEEKVLPVVMDITVNLPDESSVVLKGISTDRIIDVRQLLSVNTETCNITNFSLTHEVRGQRLKDTVDVSALKPCVLTLVEEDYDEQRATAHVRRVLDIVACTTSFGASPSPTKDQGLKLDASSTGSGKNAPGAQDKSAKKSTTTNTSKSQVSTGADKRDVAVDSETEMSHSCLKLGSFYDFFSLSHLTPPLQFIRRGTKRQVDEILPQDHLFSLEVKLCNGKVVHVEACRKGFYSVGKQRILCHNLVDLLRQLSRAFDNAYDELLKAFSERNKFGNLPYGFRANTWLVPPVSAQTPSVFPALPVEDETWGGNGGGLGRDGKFDLIPWANEFWYIASMPCKTAEERQIRDRKAFLLHSLFVDVSIFRAIKAVQHVIGKPELTGSVPNSGILYTERVGDLNVTVTKDVSNASCKVDTKIDGIQATGVDKKNLAQRNLLKGITADENTAAHDVNTLGVVNVRYCGYIAVVKVEGKETKKVSSPSQSIELLDQPEGGANALNINSLRLLLHNITPSDQNKPASHMQILEHEELSASCVFVEGLLEESLAKLEKEELDSDSFVRWELGACWIQHLQDQKNADKDKKPSTEKAKNEMKVEGLGTPLKSLKNSKKKSDGGNIKLQSESSKSPADGVVGEANNATSPSVESKFETNAKENELVLTEILSDAAFARLKESETGLHCKSLQELIDLSQKYYSEVALPKLVADFGSLELSPVDGRTLTDFMHTRGLRMRSLGHVVKLSEKLSHVQSLCIHEMIVRAFKHILQAVISAVDSTEKMAVSIAAALNLMLGVSENEELNKPCNVHSLVWRWLEVFLRKRYGWDLSSFNYDDVRRFAILRGLCHKAGIEMVPRDFDMDSPNPFRSSDIVSLVPVHKQAACSSADGRQLLESSKTALDKGKLEDAVAYGTKALAKLVAVCGPYHRMTAGAYSLLAVVLYHTGDFNQATIYQQKALDINERELGLDHPDTMKSYGDLAVFYYRLQHTELALKYVKRALYLLHLTCGPSHPNTAATYINVAMMEEGLGNVHVALRYLHKALKCNQRLLGPDHIQTAASYHAIAIALSLMEAYPLSVQHEQTTLQILRAKLGPDDLRTQDAAAWLEYFESKAFEQQEAARNGTRKPDASIASKGHLSVSDLLDYINPVHDAKGRDMAVKRKSYITKLKEKSYQTISLESSDDSSKETTKEGSDEETHILEPRDKTEAIQENSPAPVEPQHVVEENAGQNQTVFDQISSETQVEGEDGWQSVQRPRSAGSYGRRLKQRRATIGKVYSYQKKYVESDMDYSSAKNTNQNSRYYLVKKRPTSHGSYAENTANSSQGTKFGRRTVKAVTYRVKSVPSSAKVVTAEPSRNDGKSFSSPSELSLNISPHGTAPVKNSIVSLGKSPSYKEVALAPPGTIAKMQTELPHSNVPDNQEHGVQIHEEETTEVKGDSKPNITGLENILEEEKDSVLVTTDHLQEETGAAEKKGEINSTDAKDDISSLRMVECLDGQGSSGVKIHEVVEDKLLIDGVPKSMGSPTKGICEKDPSGTCELHDSISTLQGVEDAANSVDTRGQPSKKLSASAAPFNPSPSVARAAPVPMSIAIPSGAGPVPTIAPWPVNMNLHPGPATVLSTPMCSSPHHPYHSPPATPNIIQPLPFMYPPYSQPQVIRTGAFPVTSSGFHPNHFAWQCNVNPNIPEFVHSTVWPGCHPMDFSAPTPVVEPISDPPLESNFQSDDSGPVLPVDIDNVGETKKEVNLLTSEPMSNAIESVKENGPNLCGVEDAQNEPSDSPNRKAGSSSERTNDGEKTFSILIRGRRNRKQTLRMPISLLSRPYGSQSFKVINNRVVRGSDATKATSFPSSENCTATAT encoded by the exons ATGGCACCCAGAAACAGTCGTGGAAAGGGCaaaggagagaagaagaagaaagaagagaagg TTCTTCCTGTTGTCATGGACATCACTGTGAACCTTCCTGATGAAAGCAGTGTTGTTTTAAAG GGAATTTCAACAGATAGGATTATCGATGTTCGCCAGCTATTATCAGTGAACACAGAAACTTGCAATATCACAAATTTTTCACTTACCCATGAG GTAAGAGGGCAGCGATTAAAGGATACGGTGGACGTCTCCGCACTAAAACCATGCGTCCTGACGTTGGTCGAAG AGGACTACGATGAACAGCGCGCAACGGCGCACGTCAGACGCGTGCTGGACATCGTGGCCTGCACGACGAGCTTCGGGGCGTCGCCTTCGCCGACGAAGGACCAAGGTCTTAAGCTCGATGCCTCTTCTACAGGCTCTGGTAAAAATGCGCCGGGTGCGCAGGATAAGAGCGCCAAGaaatccaccaccaccaacacctCCAAGTCTCAAGTTTCCACAGGAGCCGATAAGCGAGACGTGGCGGTGGACTCGGAGACCGAGATGAGCCACTCTTGCCTTAAGCTTGGTTCTTTCTACgacttcttctctctctcccacctCACTCCTCCTCTGCAAT TTATTAGAAGGGGGACGAAACGACAAGTCGATGAGATTTTGCCCCAGGATCACCTCTTTTCCCTTGAA GTGAAGCTTTGCAATGGGAAGGTGGTTCATGTTGAAGCTTGCCGAAAGGGATTCTATAGCGTAGGGAAGCAGCGGATTCTGTGTCACAACCTGGTCGATTTGTTACGGCAGCTTAGTAGAGCCTTTGACAAT GCTTATGATGAGCTCTTGAAAGCATTTTCGGAACGTAATAAG TTTGGGAATCTCCCTTACGGCTTTCGAGCAAACACATGGCTGGTACCACCTGTTTCAGCACAGACACCCTCAGTTTTCCCTGCTCTACCTGTGGAGGATGAAACTTGGGGTGGAAATGGAGGTGGTCTAGGAAGAGATGGAAAATTTGATCTGATACCTTGGGCTAACGAGTTTTGGTATATTGCATCTATGCCTTGCAAGACAGCCGAGGAGAGGCAGATTCGAGATAGGAAGGCATTTCTCCTTCACAGCCTATTTGTCGATGTCTCCATTTTTAGAGCCATTAAGGCTGTGCAGCATGTAATTGGAAAACCGGAATTGACTGGTTCAGTTCCAAACAGTGGAATTCTTTACACCGAGAGAGTAGGGGACTTGAACGTGACAGTTACAAAAGATGTTTCTAATGCAAGCTGTAAGGTAGATACTAAAATTGATGGAATTCAAGCAACTGGAGTGGATAAGAAGAATCTAGCACAACGAAACCTTCTAAAAGGGATCACTGCTGATGAAAACACTGCTGCCCAT GATGTCAACACTCTAGGTGTTGTCAATGTCAGATATTGTGGTTACATTGCAGTTGTCAAGGTTGAGGGAAAGGAAACTAAGAAAGTCAGTTCTCCATCTCAAAGCATTGAACTCCTTGATCAACCTGAAGGTGGCGCCAATGCCCTTAATATCAACAG TTTGAGATTACTACTTCACAATATAACACCTTCGGACCAAAATAAACCGGCATCGCATATGCAAATACTGGAGCATGAAGAGCTTTCTGCTTCCTGCGTTTTTGTTGAGGGGCTCTTAGAAGAAAGTCTTGCTAAGCTAGAGAAAGAGGAGCTAGATTCTGATAGTTTTGTGAGATGGGAACTTGGAGCTTGCTGGATTCAACACTTGCAAGACCAAAAAAATGCGGATAAAGACAAGAAACCATCAACTGAGAAGGCTAAGAACGAGATGAAGGTTGAGGGACTTGGGACACCTCTTAAATCCCTTAAAAACAGCAAGAAAAAATCAGATGGAGGCAATATCAAACTGCAATCTGAGAGCTCAAAGTCTCCTGCAGATGGTGTTGTTGGGGAAGCTAACAATGCTACATCCCCTTCTGTAGAGTCAAAGTTTGAAACTAATGCCAAAGAAAATGAGCTTGTGCTGACAGAGATATTGTCTGACGCTGCCTTTGCTCGACTAAAAGAATCTGAAACTGGACTTCACTGCAAG TCTCTGCAAGAACTGATCGACTTGTCTCAGAAGTACTACTCTGAAGTTGCTCTTCCAAAACTG GTAGCAGATTTTGGTTCATTGGAACTTTCACCAGTTGATGGTCGGACTTTAACTGATTTCATGCATACTAGAGGTCTTCGGATGCGTTCTCTGGGGCACGTT GTCAAGCTTTCAGAGAAGCTATCCCATGTGCAGTCCCTTTGCATTCATGAGATGATAGTGCGAGCATTTAAGCACATACTTCAGGCAGTGATTTCTGCCGTTGATAGCACTGAGAAAATGGCTGTGTCGATTGCTGCTGCCTTGAATCTTATGCTGGGGGTTTCGGAAAATGAAGAATTAAATAAGCCATGCAATGTTCATTCCCTTGTGTGGAGGTGGCTGGAGGTATTCTTGCGAAAGAGATATGGATGGGATCTTAGCAGCTTCAACTACGACGATGTGAGGAGATTTGCGATTCTACGTGGATTATGTCATAAG GCGGGTATTGAGATGGTTCCAAGGGATTTTGATATGGATTCTCCAAATCCGTTCCGAAGTTCAGATATTGTCAGTCTAGTCCCAGTGCATAAG CAAGCTGCTTGCTCTTCGGCAGATGGTAGGCAACTCCTTGAATCATCAAAAACAGCTTTAGATAAGGGGAAACTTGAAGATGCAGTTGCATATGGCACTAAG GCACTTGCAAAGCTGGTAGCAGTTTGTGGTCCATACCATCGAATGACAGCAGGAGCTTATAGCCTCCTTGCTGTAGTTTTATATCACACTGGAGACTTTAATCAG GCTACAATTTATCAGCAAAAGGCTTTGGATATCAATGAGAGAGAATTAGGGCTTGACCATCCAGACACCATGAAGAGTTATGGGGACCTTGCTGTGTTCTATTACAGACTTCAACATACAGAGCTGGCTCTCAA GTATGTAAAGCGTGCTCTCTATCTTTTGCATCTCACATGCGGACCATCTCATCCAAACACTGCTGCAACATACATCAATGTGGCTATGATGGAGGAAGGCCTGGGAAATGTACATGTTGCCCTCAGATATCTACACAAAGCTTTGAAGTGTAACCAAAGGTTACTCGGCCCAGAccatattcag ACAGCTGCAAGTTACCACGCTATTGCAATCGCACTCTCATTGATGGAAGCATATCCTTTAAGTGTTCAGCATGAGCAGACAACTTTACAAATTCTGCGAGCAAAGCTTGGCCCAGATGACTTACGTACACAA GATGCTGCTGCTTGGCTTGAGTACTTTGAGTCCAAGGCTTTTGAACAGCAAGAAGCTGCAAGAAATGGGACTCGAAAGCCTGATGCATCTATAGCCAGCAAAGGCCACCTAAG TGTATCAGATTTGCTTGACTACATTAATCCAGTTCATGATGCCAAAGGGAGAGATATGGCAGTAAAGAGGAAAAGCTACATAACGAAG TTGAAGGAAAAATCCTACCAAACTATCAGCTTAGAAAGTTCGGATGACTCTTCAAAAGAAACCACTAAAGAGGGTTCAGATGAAGAGACACATATACTTGAACCAAGAGATAAAACAGAGGCCATCCAGGAGAACAGCCCTGCTCCGGTTGAACCCCAGCATGTCGTGGAAGAGAATGCAGGACAAAATCAAACTGTTTTTGATCAGATATCTTCTGAAACACAAGTTGAAGGTGAAGATGGCTGGCAATCAGTTCAAAGGCCTAGATCTGCTGGCTCCTATGGGAGGCGTCTAAAACAACGGCGAGCAACTATTGGGAAGGTGTATAGTTACCAGAAGAAATATGTAGAAAGTGACATGGACTATTCTTCAGCAAAAAATACTAATCAAAACAGTAGGTATTACCTTGTGAAGAAAAGGCCAACATCTCATGGAAGTTACGCAGAAAACACTGCAAATTCCTCTCAAGGTACTAAGTTTGGACGGAGAACAGTTAAAGCTGTAACATACAGAGTAAAGTCTGTGCCTTCGTCTGCCAAAGTAGTTACAGCAGAGCCCTCTAGGAATGACGGCAAAAGTTTCAGTTCTCCATCAGAGCTCAGTCTAAACATTTCGCCACATGGCACTGCTCCAGTGAAAAATTCTATAGTCAGTCTCGGAAAATCTCCTTCATACAAGGAAGTAGCACTGGCTCCACCAGGTACTATTGCGAAAATGCAAACTGAGTTGCCCCATAGCAACGTTCCAGATAACCAGGAACATGGTGTTCAAATACATGAAGAAGAAACAACTGAAGTCAAAGGAGATTCCAAACCAAACATAACTGGGTTAGAAAATATActtgaagaagagaaggattCCGTATTGGTTACAACAGACCACTTACAAGAGGAAACTGGAGCTGCTgagaagaaaggagaaatTAATTCAACGGATGCAAAGGATGATATCTCTTCACTGAGGATGGTTGAGTGTTTGGATGGACAGGGATCCAGTGGGGTTAAGATTCATGAAGTGGTAGAGGATAAATTACTAATAGATGGAGTGCCAAAATCTATGGGTTCTCCCACGAAGGGAATCTGTGAGAAGGATCCATCTGGCACTTGTGAACTGCATGACTCCATCTCCACTTTGCAAGGTGTAGAGGATGCTGCAAATTCAGTTGACACTCGAGGGCAGCCAAGTAAGAAGTTGTCTGCGTCGGCTGCTCCATTCAATCCCTCACCATCTGTGGCACGTGCTGCTCCAGTTCCCATGAGCATCGCAATACCTTCTGGTGCGGGTCCTGTCCCAACTATTGCTCCTTGGCCAGTAAACATGAATCTTCATCCAGGGCCTGCTACTGTCTTATCTACACCAATGTGCTCCTCCCCTCATCACCCATACCATTCTCCTCCTGCCACCCCGAACATCATACAGCCATTGCCTTTTATGTACCCTCCTTACAGTCAACCCCAAGTAATCCGAACCGGTGCCTTTCCTGTTACCAGCAGTGGGTTTCATCCAAATCATTTCGCATGGCAGTGTAATGTGAACCCTAACATACCCGAGTTTGTTCATAGTACAGTTTGGCCTGGCTGCCATCCAATGGATTTCTCTGCCCCAACACCTGTTGTTGAGCCGATTTCTGATCCCCCATTGGAGTCAAACTTTCAGAGTGATGATTCTGGTCCTGTTCTGCCAGTAGACATTGATAATGTGGGGGAAACTAAGAAAGAAGTCAATCTTCTGACATCAGAGCCAATGAGTAATGCAATTGAGAGTGTAAAGGAAAATGGTCCAAACCTTTGTGGGGTTGAAGATGCTCAGAATGAACCAAGTGACAGCCCAAACAGAAAAGCTGGAAGCAGCAGTGAACGGACAAACGATGGAGAGAAAACCTTCAGCATTTTGATAAGGGGAAGAAGAAACCGAAAGCAGACTCTGAGAATGCCAATAAGTTTGCTCAGTCGACCATATGGCTCACAGTCTTTCAAAGTCATAAATAACAGAGTAGTCAGAGGGAGTGATGCTACCAAAGCCACCAGCTTTCCATCAAGTGAGAATTGCACGGCAACTGCTACTTAA